One Vallitalea pronyensis genomic region harbors:
- a CDS encoding Imm59 family immunity protein, with amino-acid sequence MNNDEILMIIREEGLNYYNWYNSKKVKCNQVCIDLKDDHWIVFTTDERQHRISENAFDNENDALQEFIKRLRASNRRRKKRN; translated from the coding sequence ATGAATAATGATGAAATATTAATGATCATCAGAGAAGAAGGTTTAAATTATTATAATTGGTATAATAGCAAAAAAGTCAAATGTAATCAGGTTTGCATTGATTTAAAAGATGACCATTGGATCGTGTTTACCACTGATGAAAGACAACATAGAATATCAGAAAATGCTTTTGATAATGAAAACGATGCCTTACAAGAATTCATTAAAAGGTTGAGGGCAAGTAATAGGCGAAGA